The Streptomyces pactum genome contains a region encoding:
- a CDS encoding beta-ketoacyl-[acyl-carrier-protein] synthase family protein, translating to MSPRHAAGPDPGERAAVITGLGLTTALGGDVPSTWRALLGGGCGVERVDFAAPEGPAQVYLAARAAVDPGTALSSAKAAQCDRSARFALVAAREAVRDAGFPDASTLSAAGTRVAVAVGVGLGGLTSILEQNHRLETRGAARVSPRTIPVMLPNHPAAEVGLMVGARAGVHAPVSACASGAEALAQALGLIREGRADLVVAGGAEAALHPLALAGFARLRALSRRHDDPKGASRPFDADRDGFVMGEGAGVLVVESAGHAAARGARVHARLTGAGITNDSHHVAQPAPGGTGCAAAVDAALRDAGLLPEEVQHINAHATSTPLGDLGEAQALHKVFGETLDDVAVSATKGAFGHTLGAAGAIEAVLTVLALRDRTAPPACSLERVDPEIGLNVVGRTPAALHSGPLSAITTSMGFGGHNIALAFADAS from the coding sequence GTGAGCCCACGACACGCGGCCGGCCCCGACCCCGGGGAACGGGCCGCCGTCATCACCGGGCTGGGACTGACGACCGCGCTGGGCGGCGACGTCCCCTCCACCTGGCGAGCCCTGCTGGGCGGCGGGTGCGGAGTCGAGCGCGTCGACTTCGCGGCGCCGGAAGGGCCCGCGCAGGTGTACCTCGCGGCCCGGGCCGCGGTCGACCCCGGGACGGCCCTGTCGTCCGCCAAAGCGGCGCAGTGCGACCGTTCGGCGCGGTTCGCCCTCGTCGCCGCCCGGGAGGCCGTTCGCGACGCGGGGTTCCCCGACGCGTCAACGCTCTCCGCGGCCGGCACGCGGGTGGCCGTGGCCGTCGGGGTGGGGCTGGGCGGGCTCACCAGCATCCTGGAGCAGAACCACCGCCTGGAGACCCGGGGCGCGGCGCGGGTGAGTCCGCGCACCATCCCGGTCATGCTGCCCAACCACCCGGCCGCCGAAGTGGGGCTGATGGTGGGCGCCAGGGCCGGCGTCCACGCCCCCGTCAGCGCCTGCGCGTCCGGCGCCGAGGCCCTCGCCCAGGCCCTCGGCCTGATCCGGGAGGGCCGCGCCGACCTCGTGGTCGCGGGCGGCGCCGAGGCAGCGCTGCACCCGCTCGCCCTGGCCGGGTTCGCGCGGTTGCGGGCCCTGTCCCGGCGCCACGACGACCCCAAGGGCGCGTCCAGACCCTTCGACGCCGACCGGGACGGCTTCGTGATGGGGGAGGGCGCCGGCGTGCTCGTCGTCGAGAGCGCCGGGCACGCCGCGGCCCGTGGGGCACGCGTCCACGCCCGGCTGACCGGCGCGGGCATCACCAACGACAGCCACCACGTGGCCCAGCCCGCGCCCGGCGGAACGGGCTGCGCGGCCGCCGTCGACGCCGCGCTGCGTGACGCCGGGCTCCTTCCGGAGGAGGTCCAGCACATCAACGCGCACGCCACCTCCACACCGCTCGGCGACCTCGGCGAGGCGCAGGCGCTGCACAAGGTCTTCGGCGAGACACTGGACGACGTGGCGGTCAGCGCGACCAAGGGCGCCTTCGGGCACACACTCGGCGCCGCCGGTGCCATCGAGGCCGTCCTCACCGTCCTCGCCCTGCGGGACAGAACCGCACCGCCCGCGTGCAGTCTCGAACGAGTGGATCCCGAGATCGGCCTGAACGTCGTCGGCCGCACTCCCGCGGCGCTGCACTCCGGGCCCCTCTCGGCCATCACCACGAGCATGGGCTTCGGCGGCCACAACATCGCGCTCGCCTTCGCCGACGCCTCATGA
- a CDS encoding acyl carrier protein, whose translation MPSTAEERQLLEELRDLLAATVEDLSVEEIDPDSSLQDDLGVDSLARLELVAAIEDRWQIEVPPEQADRLTTVRQIAAHLAETVAAPAGGTA comes from the coding sequence ATGCCGTCCACCGCTGAGGAACGACAGTTGCTCGAGGAACTGCGGGACCTGCTGGCCGCCACGGTCGAGGACCTGTCCGTGGAGGAGATCGATCCGGACTCCTCCCTCCAGGACGACCTGGGCGTCGACTCGCTGGCCAGGCTGGAACTGGTCGCCGCGATCGAGGACCGGTGGCAGATCGAGGTGCCGCCGGAGCAGGCGGACCGGCTCACGACGGTCCGGCAGATCGCCGCCCACCTCGCCGAAACCGTCGCCGCCCCCGCGGGCGGCACCGCGTGA
- a CDS encoding CAP domain-containing protein has translation MGSRRAARPSRPHARPRGGLRTRGTALVLGAVTVTAGVGITLAVTGGEDGGAADRVTTNAAGQAPGAEDAAGGATPLASVSASPTATEADGSPSASASAEPKAKDKDKDEPKKSADPAAGPAKAAEPASKAPARTTAKSGGDRSSNGGGDNGSDAGSGAGSGADSGSGGGGGPEARVLALVNEERASAGCSPVTANDRLTRAADDYSDVMASSGVMSHTGPDGSTMTTRVEAAGYQWSTLGENIARGQADAASVMDSWMNSPGHRANVLNCSFEELGVGVHFGDGGPWWTQNFGAGR, from the coding sequence ATGGGTTCCCGCCGAGCCGCTCGCCCGTCCCGCCCTCATGCCCGCCCCCGCGGCGGGCTCCGGACCCGCGGTACCGCGCTCGTGCTCGGCGCCGTCACCGTGACGGCGGGCGTCGGGATCACCCTGGCCGTCACCGGAGGCGAGGACGGCGGCGCCGCGGACCGGGTCACCACGAACGCCGCCGGGCAGGCACCGGGCGCCGAGGACGCGGCGGGCGGCGCGACGCCGCTCGCCTCGGTGTCGGCGAGCCCGACGGCCACGGAGGCCGACGGCTCGCCGAGCGCGAGCGCGAGCGCCGAGCCGAAGGCCAAGGACAAGGACAAGGACGAGCCGAAGAAGTCGGCGGATCCGGCCGCCGGCCCGGCGAAGGCGGCCGAGCCCGCGTCGAAGGCTCCCGCGAGGACGACGGCGAAGAGCGGCGGCGACCGGTCGTCGAACGGGGGCGGCGACAACGGTTCGGACGCCGGTTCGGGCGCGGGATCGGGTGCGGACTCGGGTTCCGGCGGGGGCGGCGGCCCCGAGGCGCGGGTTCTCGCTCTCGTGAACGAGGAGCGGGCGTCGGCGGGCTGCTCGCCGGTCACGGCGAACGACCGGCTGACCCGGGCCGCCGACGACTACAGCGACGTCATGGCGAGCAGCGGCGTGATGTCCCACACGGGCCCCGACGGCTCCACGATGACGACCCGGGTCGAGGCCGCCGGCTACCAGTGGTCCACGCTGGGCGAGAACATAGCCCGGGGGCAGGCGGACGCCGCCTCGGTGATGGACTCCTGGATGAACAGCCCCGGCCACCGCGCGAACGTACTCAACTGCTCCTTCGAGGAGCTGGGCGTCGGCGTCCACTTCGGCGACGGCGGCCCCTGGTGGACCCAGAACTTCGGCGCCGGTCGCTGA
- a CDS encoding sensor histidine kinase, translating to MRRALAGIALAVTSMVALSFLIPLALLVREQARDRVTTAAEQRASALSPVLALTTRRADVQQAVAELGSADQLVVRLPDGGFVGTPHAPEGALDRAVRGRETLAVDTADGWVYLQPVVLRGDRVAVVEAYVPAADLTRGVAASWGVMALLALGLVGGSVLVADRLGARVVRSSRGLKRASLALGSGNLDVRVEPDGPPELQEAGVAFNTMADRVVDLLAVERELVADLSHRLRTPLTALYLEADRMGATPSARRVTEAAGQLESELDSIIAAARTPLAAVQHGGAGAGPAKPCDVAEVVAMRLDFWSVLATQQGRPYERYLTPRPAPVAFPEDDLAAVVDALIGNVFRHTPQGTAFAVRVERAERHVFLTVDDAGPGVTDPEAALTRGVSVGGSTGLGLDIVARAARAADGELTITRAPLGGARVRVSFVLAGASGAQGGGR from the coding sequence ATGAGACGCGCCCTCGCCGGGATCGCCCTGGCCGTCACCTCGATGGTGGCGCTGTCGTTCCTCATCCCGCTCGCCCTCCTCGTACGCGAACAGGCCCGGGACCGGGTCACCACCGCCGCCGAACAGCGCGCCTCGGCCCTCTCCCCGGTGCTCGCCCTCACCACCCGGCGCGCCGACGTACAGCAGGCCGTCGCCGAGCTGGGCTCGGCCGACCAGCTCGTCGTGCGGCTGCCCGACGGCGGCTTCGTCGGCACTCCGCACGCACCCGAGGGCGCCCTCGACCGGGCCGTGCGGGGACGCGAGACGCTCGCCGTCGACACCGCGGACGGCTGGGTCTACCTCCAGCCCGTCGTCCTGCGGGGCGACCGGGTCGCGGTGGTGGAGGCCTACGTGCCCGCCGCGGACCTCACCCGGGGGGTGGCCGCGTCGTGGGGCGTGATGGCGCTGCTCGCCCTGGGGCTGGTCGGTGGCTCGGTGCTGGTCGCCGACCGGCTCGGCGCCCGCGTCGTCCGCTCCTCGCGCGGCCTCAAGCGCGCCTCGCTCGCCCTCGGCTCCGGCAACCTGGACGTACGGGTCGAACCGGACGGCCCGCCCGAGCTCCAGGAAGCCGGTGTGGCGTTCAACACCATGGCCGACCGGGTCGTCGACCTGCTCGCCGTCGAACGCGAACTGGTCGCCGACCTCTCGCACCGGCTGCGCACACCACTGACCGCCCTCTACCTGGAGGCCGACCGGATGGGGGCGACCCCGAGCGCCCGGCGGGTCACGGAAGCGGCCGGCCAGCTCGAGAGCGAGCTCGACTCGATCATCGCGGCCGCGCGCACGCCCCTGGCCGCGGTGCAGCACGGCGGTGCCGGGGCGGGCCCGGCCAAGCCGTGCGACGTCGCCGAGGTGGTCGCCATGCGCCTGGACTTCTGGTCGGTCCTCGCCACCCAGCAGGGCCGGCCCTACGAGCGCTACCTGACCCCGCGCCCGGCGCCGGTCGCCTTCCCGGAGGACGACCTCGCGGCCGTCGTCGACGCCCTGATCGGCAACGTCTTCCGGCACACCCCGCAGGGCACCGCCTTCGCCGTCCGCGTGGAGCGGGCGGAGCGGCACGTGTTCCTCACCGTCGACGACGCCGGCCCCGGCGTGACGGACCCCGAGGCCGCGCTCACCCGGGGCGTCAGCGTCGGCGGCTCCACCGGCCTCGGCCTGGACATCGTGGCCCGGGCGGCCCGCGCGGCGGACGGCGAACTGACGATCACCCGCGCGCCACTGGGCGGAGCGCGGGTGCGGGTGTCGTTCGTACTCGCCGGTGCGAGCGGCGCCCAAGGAGGGGGCCGGTGA
- a CDS encoding response regulator transcription factor — protein MASVLVVEDDPVIRAALIEVLTGHGYAVKTAHQGFEALRDITQSPPDIVVLDLGLPDIDGLDVLRMIRGVSRVPVLVATARDDDTEIIRLLNAGADDYMVKPFSGGQLAARLAAVLRRSVPAGVRDARRPVVQVADLRIDPTARTAHLGGRELPLTRREFDLLAYLAANADQVISRQRILAEVWQQPYVEDQTVDVHLSALRRKMGEQARKPRYLHTVRGIGIKLVSSP, from the coding sequence ATGGCCTCCGTACTTGTCGTCGAGGACGACCCTGTGATCCGGGCCGCGCTGATCGAGGTCCTGACCGGACACGGCTACGCGGTGAAGACCGCCCACCAGGGATTCGAGGCGCTGCGCGACATCACCCAGAGCCCGCCGGACATCGTGGTGCTCGACCTCGGGCTGCCCGACATCGACGGTCTGGACGTGCTGCGGATGATCCGGGGCGTCTCCCGTGTACCGGTGCTGGTCGCCACCGCCCGCGACGACGACACCGAGATCATCCGGCTGCTCAACGCCGGCGCCGACGACTACATGGTCAAGCCGTTCTCCGGCGGCCAGCTCGCGGCCCGGCTCGCCGCGGTGCTGCGCCGCTCCGTGCCCGCCGGCGTCCGGGACGCGCGGCGGCCCGTCGTCCAGGTCGCCGACCTGCGCATCGACCCCACCGCGCGCACCGCACACCTCGGCGGTCGGGAACTCCCCCTGACCCGCCGTGAGTTCGACCTGCTCGCCTACCTCGCCGCCAACGCCGACCAGGTCATCTCCCGGCAGCGGATACTCGCCGAGGTGTGGCAGCAGCCGTACGTGGAGGACCAGACGGTCGACGTCCATCTCTCCGCACTCCGCCGCAAAATGGGCGAGCAGGCGCGAAAGCCCCGCTATCTCCACACCGTGCGCGGCATCGGCATCAAGCTGGTCAGCTCGCCATGA
- a CDS encoding cellulase family glycosylhydrolase, with product MRTARRDTPESLVRLLTGLAALLGLVVVGALCPAAALARSPGPQAAGLHISDGRLLEGNGNDFVMRGVNHAHTWYPGETQSLADVKALGANTVRVVLSDGHRWSENSPEDVAAVVGQCKANRLICVLEVHDTTGYGEEAAAGTLDHAADYWIGLKEVLAGEEDYVIVNIGNEPWGNTDPAGWTEPTIAAVEKLRAAGFQHTIMVDAPNWGQDWQGVMRANARSVYDADPTGNLIFSIHMYSVYDTAQEITDYLNAFVDAGLPLLIGEFGGPADQWGDPDEDTMMATAEQLGLGYLAWSWSGNTDPVLDLALDFDPSRLSSWGERIFHGADGIAGTSKEATVFGGGDPDDTQAPTAPGAPSASAVTDTSVTLGWTAATDNVGVTGYDVVRVGDGAETEAAASTTNTATVTGLTAGTAYTFAVYARDAAGNRSARSATVDVTTDEAGGTPGTTCSVGYRVVGEWPGGFQGEIAVRNTGTAPVGPWTLAFSFADGQTITNMWGGTPTQNAGAVSVAPASYTSTIPAGGTVTLGFTGARGGTNTAPGVFSLNGTACATT from the coding sequence GTGCGTACAGCAAGACGCGATACACCCGAGAGCCTGGTCCGCCTGCTGACCGGGCTGGCCGCCCTGCTCGGCCTGGTCGTCGTCGGTGCCCTCTGCCCGGCCGCCGCGCTGGCCCGGTCGCCCGGCCCCCAGGCCGCCGGCCTGCACATCAGTGACGGCCGGCTGCTCGAGGGTAACGGCAACGACTTCGTCATGCGCGGGGTCAACCACGCCCACACCTGGTACCCCGGTGAGACGCAGTCGCTGGCGGACGTCAAGGCACTGGGCGCCAACACCGTCCGGGTCGTCCTGTCCGACGGTCACCGCTGGAGCGAGAACAGCCCCGAGGACGTGGCCGCCGTCGTCGGCCAGTGCAAGGCGAACCGGCTGATCTGCGTACTGGAGGTGCACGACACCACCGGTTACGGCGAGGAAGCCGCCGCCGGCACGCTCGACCACGCAGCCGACTACTGGATCGGCCTCAAGGAGGTGCTGGCCGGCGAAGAGGACTACGTCATCGTCAACATCGGCAACGAGCCCTGGGGCAACACCGACCCCGCCGGCTGGACCGAGCCGACCATCGCCGCTGTCGAGAAGCTGCGCGCCGCCGGTTTCCAGCACACGATCATGGTGGACGCGCCCAACTGGGGCCAGGACTGGCAGGGGGTCATGCGGGCCAACGCGCGGTCCGTGTACGACGCCGACCCCACCGGCAACCTGATCTTCTCGATCCACATGTACAGCGTCTACGACACCGCCCAGGAGATCACCGACTACCTGAACGCCTTCGTCGACGCCGGACTCCCCCTCCTCATCGGCGAGTTCGGCGGCCCCGCCGACCAGTGGGGAGACCCCGACGAGGACACCATGATGGCCACCGCCGAACAGCTCGGCCTCGGCTACCTGGCCTGGTCCTGGAGCGGCAACACCGACCCGGTCCTCGACCTCGCCCTCGACTTCGACCCCAGCCGCCTCAGCTCCTGGGGCGAGCGCATCTTCCACGGCGCCGACGGCATCGCCGGGACCTCGAAGGAGGCCACGGTCTTCGGCGGCGGCGACCCGGACGACACCCAGGCCCCGACGGCGCCCGGCGCCCCGTCCGCCTCCGCCGTCACGGACACCTCCGTCACCCTCGGCTGGACCGCCGCCACCGACAACGTCGGCGTCACCGGCTACGACGTCGTCCGGGTCGGCGACGGCGCGGAGACCGAGGCCGCCGCGTCCACCACCAACACCGCCACCGTGACCGGCCTCACCGCCGGCACCGCCTACACCTTCGCCGTCTACGCCCGCGACGCGGCGGGCAACCGCTCGGCCCGCTCCGCCACCGTGGACGTGACCACCGACGAGGCGGGCGGTACTCCCGGCACCACCTGCTCCGTCGGGTACCGCGTCGTGGGCGAGTGGCCCGGCGGCTTCCAGGGCGAGATCGCCGTCCGCAACACCGGCACCGCGCCCGTCGGACCGTGGACGCTCGCCTTCTCCTTCGCCGACGGCCAGACGATCACGAACATGTGGGGAGGCACCCCGACCCAGAACGCCGGCGCGGTGAGCGTCGCCCCCGCCTCCTACACCTCCACCATCCCCGCCGGCGGCACGGTCACCCTCGGATTCACCGGTGCGCGCGGCGGCACCAACACCGCCCCCGGCGTCTTCAGCCTCAACGGGACCGCGTGCGCCACGACGTGA
- a CDS encoding ThuA domain-containing protein codes for MRNHLKAALGLFAGAVLCVAPQATALPGVAAGPTGDTVRTTAPAGPDAAARAAAADPAYKILVFSRTAGFRHSSIDDGIAALRDLGTANNFTVDATEDPGTFTTGNLAQYKAVVFLSTTGDVLGDTQQTAFESYVNDGGGYVGVHAAADTEYDWPFYEGLAGALFQSHPAIQSATVEIEDRAHDATAHLDATWQRTDEWYNYRTNPRTTAHVLASLDESSYAGGSMNGDHPIAWCKDYEGGRAFYTGGGHTDESYTDPAFRRHLLGGIRWAAGMTNADCRPESGYTSLFDGSGTTGWQQAGPGGFTLADGTLTSHGGLGMLWYSAEEFTGDYSLKLDWRAAGDDNSGVLVGFPASGDPWSAVDNGYEIQIDATDAADRTTGAVYGFRSADLPARDAALNPPGEWNTYEIRVTGERLEVFLNGVKINDFTNTDPARSLRQGYIGLQNHGDGDEVAFRDIRVKRAGTQPPGDRTGPVRGVGGKCLDVDNAGTADGTEVQIWSCNGSAAQDWTVGGDGTLKALGKCLDVSGGGSADGTRVQLWTCNGTGAQRWVAQSDGTVRNPQSGKCLDASGGTWNDGTPVHLWTCHTGQNQKWTLP; via the coding sequence ATGCGCAACCATCTGAAAGCGGCCCTCGGCCTGTTCGCCGGCGCCGTGCTGTGCGTGGCCCCCCAGGCCACCGCCCTGCCCGGCGTCGCCGCCGGGCCCACGGGCGACACCGTCCGCACCACGGCCCCGGCGGGCCCGGACGCGGCGGCACGGGCAGCGGCGGCCGACCCGGCGTACAAGATCCTGGTCTTCTCCCGGACCGCGGGCTTCCGTCACTCCTCGATCGACGACGGCATCGCGGCCCTGCGGGACCTCGGCACGGCGAACAACTTCACGGTCGACGCCACCGAGGACCCGGGAACCTTCACCACCGGGAACCTCGCCCAGTACAAGGCGGTCGTCTTCCTGTCGACGACGGGCGACGTGCTGGGTGACACCCAGCAGACGGCGTTCGAGAGTTACGTCAACGACGGCGGCGGCTACGTCGGCGTCCACGCCGCCGCCGACACCGAGTACGACTGGCCCTTCTACGAGGGGCTGGCCGGCGCCCTCTTCCAGTCCCACCCGGCCATCCAGTCCGCCACCGTCGAGATCGAGGACCGGGCGCACGACGCCACCGCGCACCTGGACGCCACCTGGCAGCGGACCGACGAGTGGTACAACTACCGCACCAACCCGCGCACCACCGCCCACGTCCTGGCCTCGCTCGACGAGTCCAGCTACGCGGGCGGTTCCATGAACGGTGACCACCCGATCGCCTGGTGCAAGGACTACGAGGGCGGCCGGGCCTTCTACACCGGCGGCGGTCACACCGACGAGTCCTACACCGACCCCGCCTTCCGCCGGCACCTGCTCGGCGGCATCCGCTGGGCGGCCGGGATGACCAACGCCGACTGCCGCCCGGAGAGCGGCTACACGTCCCTGTTCGACGGCTCCGGCACCACCGGCTGGCAGCAGGCGGGCCCCGGCGGGTTCACCCTCGCCGACGGCACCCTCACCTCCCACGGCGGACTGGGGATGCTCTGGTACTCCGCCGAGGAGTTCACCGGCGACTACTCCCTCAAGCTGGACTGGAGGGCGGCCGGGGACGACAACTCCGGTGTCCTCGTGGGCTTCCCGGCGTCGGGCGACCCCTGGTCCGCGGTGGACAACGGCTACGAGATCCAGATCGACGCCACGGACGCGGCCGACCGCACCACGGGCGCCGTCTACGGCTTCCGGTCGGCGGACCTCCCCGCGCGCGACGCCGCCCTGAACCCGCCGGGGGAGTGGAACACGTACGAGATCCGCGTCACCGGGGAGCGGCTGGAGGTCTTCCTCAACGGCGTGAAGATCAACGACTTCACCAACACCGACCCGGCACGGAGCCTGCGACAGGGATACATCGGACTCCAGAACCACGGGGACGGCGACGAGGTGGCCTTCCGCGACATCCGCGTCAAGAGGGCCGGGACACAGCCGCCCGGCGACCGTACGGGTCCGGTGCGGGGTGTCGGCGGCAAGTGTCTGGACGTGGACAACGCGGGTACGGCCGACGGCACCGAGGTGCAGATCTGGTCGTGCAACGGAAGTGCGGCGCAGGACTGGACGGTCGGTGGTGACGGCACGTTGAAGGCGCTGGGCAAGTGTCTGGACGTCTCGGGTGGCGGCAGCGCGGACGGTACGCGGGTCCAGTTGTGGACGTGCAACGGCACGGGTGCGCAGCGGTGGGTGGCGCAGTCGGACGGCACGGTGCGCAATCCGCAGTCGGGCAAGTGTCTGGACGCGTCGGGCGGTACCTGGAACGACGGGACGCCGGTCCACCTGTGGACCTGCCACACCGGCCAGAACCAGAAGTGGACCCTGCCCTGA
- a CDS encoding PQQ-dependent sugar dehydrogenase, whose amino-acid sequence MRTRPLGHRRVRSLLPAVACVIGLALPISPAAAAPVDPGGGAGAAAAENFQQVTLAKGVAETGEPMTLAVLPDRSVLHTSRDGTLRLTDAAGTTRVAGKLDVYSHDEEGLQGVAADPDFAANRFVYLYYAPELDTPAGDAPADGSASDFAPFDGVNRLSRFVLKADGTLDLGTERKILDVPASRGLCCHVGGDIDFDAVGNLYLSTGDDTNPFASDGYTPIDERASRNPAYDAQRSSGNTNDLRGKILRVKVNADGTYGIPPGNLFAPGTARTRPEIYAMGFRNPFRMSVDKATGTVYVGDYGPDAGTANASRGPAGQVEFNRITKAGNFGWPYCTGDNDAYVDHDFATGAAGGAFDCSAPRNTSPRNTGLTELPPAQPAWIPYDGGSVPEFGSGSESPMGGPVYRYDANSTSAVKFPEAYDGDFFAGEFGRRWIKRIETGGDGTVQSINSFPWSGTQVMDMAFGPDGALYVLDYGTGYFNGDANSALYRIEHVTGGHAPVAQAKANTTSGAAPLAVAFSSAGSSDADGDALTHSWDFGDGATSTAANPSHTYTTNGQYTATLKVTDTTGKSATASVRITVGNTAPTVRIDLPTDGRVYDFGAAIPFKVTVTDPEDGTIDCAEVKVTFIIGHDSHGHPQTSATGCTGTLRTLADGEHDPNANIFGVIDAEYTDKGANGQPALTTHDQHITQPSHRQAEHYGDSSGVQVVDHAPAHGGRTVGHIENGDWISFRPYALDNTTAFTARVSSGGTGGTIEVRAGSPAGTLIGTAAVPVTGGWETFQDVTAALNNQPAGSTTLYLVFKGGSGSLFDIDEFSFGTAAGGDRTGPVRGVGGKCLDVDNAGTADGTEVQIWSCNGSAAQDWTVGGDGTLKALGKCLDVSGGGSADGTRVQLWTCNGTGAQRWAAQSDGTVRNPQSGKCLDASGGTWNDGTPVHLWTCHTGQNQKWTLP is encoded by the coding sequence GTGCGCACGAGACCGCTCGGACACAGACGTGTCCGCTCCCTACTGCCGGCCGTGGCATGTGTCATCGGCCTGGCCCTGCCGATCAGCCCGGCCGCCGCCGCCCCGGTGGACCCGGGCGGCGGGGCCGGGGCAGCGGCCGCCGAGAACTTTCAACAGGTCACCCTCGCCAAGGGCGTGGCCGAAACGGGCGAACCCATGACGCTGGCGGTACTGCCCGACCGCTCGGTGCTGCACACCTCGCGCGACGGCACACTCCGGCTGACCGACGCGGCGGGCACCACCCGCGTGGCGGGCAAGCTCGACGTCTACAGCCACGACGAGGAGGGCCTGCAGGGCGTCGCGGCGGACCCGGACTTCGCTGCCAACCGGTTCGTGTACCTCTACTACGCCCCCGAGCTCGACACACCGGCCGGTGACGCGCCGGCGGACGGATCCGCGTCCGACTTCGCCCCGTTCGACGGGGTCAACCGCCTGTCCCGGTTCGTCCTGAAGGCCGACGGCACCCTGGACCTGGGCACCGAGAGGAAGATCCTCGACGTGCCCGCCTCCCGGGGCCTGTGCTGCCACGTCGGCGGCGACATCGACTTCGACGCGGTGGGCAACCTGTACCTGTCCACCGGCGACGACACCAACCCCTTCGCCTCGGACGGCTACACCCCCATCGACGAGCGTGCCTCGCGCAACCCCGCCTACGACGCCCAGCGTTCCTCGGGCAACACCAACGACCTGCGCGGCAAGATCCTGCGCGTCAAGGTGAACGCCGACGGGACGTACGGCATCCCGCCCGGCAACCTCTTCGCGCCCGGCACCGCCAGGACCCGGCCCGAGATCTACGCCATGGGCTTCCGCAACCCCTTCCGGATGAGCGTCGACAAAGCCACGGGCACCGTCTACGTCGGTGACTACGGCCCCGACGCGGGCACCGCCAACGCCTCCCGGGGCCCCGCCGGGCAGGTCGAGTTCAACCGGATCACCAAGGCCGGCAACTTCGGCTGGCCGTACTGCACCGGCGACAACGACGCCTACGTCGACCACGACTTCGCCACCGGTGCGGCGGGTGGCGCGTTCGACTGCTCCGCGCCCAGGAACACCTCGCCGCGCAACACCGGCCTGACCGAACTGCCGCCGGCCCAGCCCGCCTGGATCCCCTACGACGGAGGCTCCGTACCGGAGTTCGGCAGCGGATCCGAGTCGCCCATGGGCGGACCCGTCTACCGCTACGACGCGAACTCCACCTCCGCGGTGAAGTTCCCCGAGGCGTACGACGGCGACTTCTTCGCCGGCGAGTTCGGCCGCCGCTGGATCAAGCGCATCGAGACCGGCGGCGACGGAACCGTGCAGTCCATCAACTCCTTCCCCTGGAGCGGCACCCAGGTGATGGACATGGCCTTCGGCCCGGACGGCGCCCTCTACGTCCTCGACTACGGCACCGGCTACTTCAACGGCGACGCCAACTCCGCCCTGTACCGCATCGAGCACGTGACCGGCGGCCACGCCCCGGTGGCCCAGGCCAAGGCGAACACCACTTCCGGCGCCGCGCCCCTCGCGGTGGCCTTCTCCTCCGCCGGCAGCTCGGACGCGGACGGCGACGCCCTCACCCACTCCTGGGACTTCGGCGACGGCGCCACCTCCACCGCGGCCAACCCCTCCCACACGTACACCACCAACGGCCAGTACACGGCGACGCTGAAGGTCACCGACACGACCGGCAAGTCCGCCACCGCCTCCGTGCGGATCACCGTCGGGAACACCGCGCCCACCGTGCGCATCGACCTGCCCACCGACGGACGCGTCTACGACTTCGGCGCCGCCATCCCGTTCAAGGTGACGGTGACCGACCCCGAGGACGGCACCATCGACTGCGCCGAGGTGAAGGTCACCTTCATCATCGGCCACGACAGCCACGGCCACCCGCAGACCTCTGCCACCGGCTGCACCGGGACCCTGCGGACCCTGGCGGACGGCGAGCACGACCCCAACGCCAACATCTTCGGCGTCATCGACGCCGAGTACACCGACAAGGGCGCGAACGGCCAGCCCGCCCTCACCACCCACGACCAGCACATCACCCAGCCCAGCCACCGGCAGGCCGAGCACTACGGCGACTCCTCGGGCGTCCAGGTCGTCGACCACGCACCCGCGCACGGCGGCAGGACGGTCGGCCACATCGAGAACGGCGACTGGATCTCCTTCCGGCCCTACGCCCTCGACAACACCACCGCCTTCACCGCCCGGGTCTCCTCGGGGGGCACCGGCGGCACGATCGAGGTGCGCGCCGGCTCTCCGGCCGGCACTCTGATCGGCACGGCGGCGGTGCCGGTGACCGGCGGCTGGGAGACCTTCCAGGACGTGACGGCCGCGCTGAACAACCAGCCGGCCGGTTCCACGACCCTGTACCTCGTCTTCAAGGGCGGCAGCGGATCGCTGTTCGACATCGACGAGTTCTCGTTCGGCACCGCGGCGGGCGGCGACCGTACGGGTCCGGTGCGGGGTGTCGGCGGCAAGTGTCTGGACGTGGACAACGCGGGTACGGCCGACGGCACCGAGGTGCAGATCTGGTCGTGCAACGGAAGTGCGGCGCAGGACTGGACGGTCGGTGGTGACGGCACGTTGAAGGCGCTGGGCAAGTGTCTGGACGTCTCGGGTGGCGGCAGCGCGGACGGTACGCGGGTCCAGTTGTGGACGTGCAACGGCACGGGCGCGCAGCGGTGGGCGGCGCAGTCGGACGGCACGGTGCGCAATCCGCAGTCGGGCAAGTGCCTGGACGCGTCGGGCGGTACCTGGAACGACGGGACGCCGGTCCACCTGTGGACCTGCCACACCGGCCAGAACCAGAAGTGGACCCTTCCGTAG